AGCTCAAGAAGACCGAGCCGCTGTTGAGCCAGGCCGACCGGAGCTCCCAGAAGGACACCGGGGCCGACGTCCCGACCGACATCAAGGCTCCCGGGCCGGCTGCGCAGGCCGCGCTCGACGCCGCGCTCAGCCAGCGCGGTAAGCCGTACGTGTGGGGTGCCACCGGTCCGGACTCCTACGACTGCTCCGGGCTCATGCAGTGGGCCTACAAGCAGGCCGGGATCACGCTGCCGCGCTCCAGCAGCCAGCAGAGCACCTTCGGCACACCGGTCGCGCGCAGCCAGCTGCAGCCCGGCGACCTGGTGTTCTACTACTCGCCGGTTTCGCACGTCGGCATGTACATCGGCAACGGCCTGATGGTGCACGCGCCGACCAGCGGCGACGTGGTGAAGATTTCGCCGCTGCAGAGCCAGTACGTGGGTGCCCGCCGGGTCGCCTGACCGCTCGTTTCCGTCCCCGGGGCGGCACCGCACTCGCGGTGCCGCCCCGGGGACGTTTCTGGGCCCGGAGCACGTCGGTAGCCTTCAGGGGTGCTGAGGACCCTGCTCGTGACGAACGATTTCCCGCCGCGCCCTGGGGGTATCCAGAACTACCTCAACTCGCTCGCCATCAGACTGCCCGCCGATGACCTCGTCGTCTACGCGCCAGCCTGGGAACGCAGCAGCGGCTCGCACACCGAGTTCGACGCGGCCGCGCCGTTCGAAGTGGTGCGCCACCCGACGTCGCTGATGCTGCCGACCCCGGACGTGCTGCGCCGCGCGAAGCAGATCATGCGCGCCCGAGACTGCGAAGCGGTGTGGTTCGGCGCAGCGGCCCCGCTCGCGCTGCTGGGCCACCCGCTGCGCCAGGCAGGTGCCCGCCGGATCGTCGCGTCCACGCACGGCCACGAAGTCGGCTGGTCGATGCTGCCCGGTTCGCGACAGGCGCTGCGGCGCATCGGCGAGACGGTCGACGTCGTCACCTACGTCAGCAAGTACACCCGTGGCCGGTTCGCCGCCGCGTTCGGCCGGCACGCCGGACTCGAGATGCTGCCGAGCGGTGTCGACACCACGGTTTTCGCGCCGGATCCAGCCGGCCGCGAGGAAATTCGTGCCCGGCACGGACTCGGCGAGCGTCCGACCCTCGTGTGCGTCTCGCGGTTGGTCCCGCGCAAGGGCCAGGACATGCTGATCAGCGCGCTGCCGACGATCCGCGAACGAGTGCCCGGCGCAGCCCTGCTGCTCGTCGGCGGCGGCCCGTACCGCAAGCGGCTGGAAGCACTGGCCGA
This sequence is a window from Amycolatopsis benzoatilytica AK 16/65. Protein-coding genes within it:
- a CDS encoding glycosyltransferase family 4 protein — its product is MLRTLLVTNDFPPRPGGIQNYLNSLAIRLPADDLVVYAPAWERSSGSHTEFDAAAPFEVVRHPTSLMLPTPDVLRRAKQIMRARDCEAVWFGAAAPLALLGHPLRQAGARRIVASTHGHEVGWSMLPGSRQALRRIGETVDVVTYVSKYTRGRFAAAFGRHAGLEMLPSGVDTTVFAPDPAGREEIRARHGLGERPTLVCVSRLVPRKGQDMLISALPTIRERVPGAALLLVGGGPYRKRLEALAEAFGVAEHVVFTGSVPWEELPAHYNAGDVFAMPARTRGKGLDVEGLGIVYLEASATGLPVVAGTSGGAPETVLDEVTGHVVEGRDLAQLADTLTALLLDPVRARRMGEAGRSWVAENWRWDTMAERLATLLDGDPVAAIR